From ANME-2 cluster archaeon:
TCAAGGCTCAAGTTCTCGAAATGAAATTAACTGCAAACCGATTCGCAGTCAAGGTAAAAGATATATAAAATCTACGTATTCTTATATATGTGAAAATTAAGAATGGAGATGTCAAATTGATAAAGAAATCAACAATCCGGTTAATTGTCCTTATGATCATTACTTCACTGATTACCCTGAGCGGATGTACACAGGCTCCCGATTCAGCCACTGATCCAGATACGCAGGATAACAAAAGTGAATCACAAGATGAGGATTACATTTATGGAACTGCTGTGGTCGAATCCATCGAAATACTGGTTCTTGAATCATTTCCTGTACAGATACATGTAGGTGCAAAAGGCTACCTGCCAGACGGCTGCACCAAGATTGACAGGGTTGAAGAAAAAAGAGACGGCAATACATTCACAGTTACGATAACAACAAAACGACCAAAAGATATGATGTGTACACAGGCCATTGTACCCTACGAAGAAAAAGTCCCGCTTGATGTTTACGGATTGAAGGCGGGTACGTATGACGTTAATGTCAATGGTGTGACCGATTCCTTTGAACTCTTTATTGATAACATCATCGAAGATGCGGGTGGCGTTTCCGAAGCAAATGTCTTTACAGAGGTCAATAATGGCAGCTCAGTGGAACTGGCAACCGGTGATACCTTCCAGATCAAATTGAACGAGAACCCCACTACAGGATACCAGTGGTCACTTGCGACAACTGCCGGTCTCGAGGTTGTGAGTGATAATTACTTATCGCCTGCCTCCGATCTTGTGGGTGCGGGCGGCATTCGCGAATGGGATATTAAAGCTACTGCCATCGGGACACAACAGGTGACGAGTGTGTACAGTCGTTCGTGGGAGAACCTGACCGGCAGCGAGCAGAGGTTTGTACTGATAGTGGAAGTGGAATAGATATATTAGTTGGAAGTAAATTCTTCCAACCCTTCTACTACTTCCCCCATGCACCCGTACATCCCTTTATCCAGTTTTTCAGGCAGCACTTTGACATGAGTTTACAGAAACTTGGACTTGTAAGTGTGGCTGGAAAACTTATTAAAATATCACACATACCAGTACTTGTGGTGAAAAAGTGATAATACCTGAACATGAACGATCTGCTGAACCCCTGATAGGTGAAAATGTGATTAAACACCCTGATATGGTCAGGGCTGTTGAATGGGTTCTCACCGAATATGAACCCCCAAAGCGGGAGATATGCATCTTCGTTCCGTGTTCGAAAGCAAAACCATATCATGAAAGTCCGTCCCATAAAATGTTTGACAGTATCATATTCAGGCATCTCACTCATGACCAGGTACACGTAGTGGTATTTGGTACCTGCGGCGTAACGCCCAGGGAACTGGATACTGAATATCCGTTTATGGATTACCAGTTCATGCTGGGGCGGTGTGACATACCAAAGGTCAAACGGGAATTCCACAAGTTAGAGAGCCAGAGACTGGCACGTTATCTTGAGTTAACGAAGCAGCATTATAGACACAGGATCGCGTATTGTTTGGGAGATTTCAGGTTGGCCATGGAAAAGGCAGTGGAACTTAGCCAGGTCAAGGTGGACATTGTACCAAGACCCGGGACAATGGAAAAACTCCATAACCCTGACTTGAAATTCAGCTTCGGAAGTCTTTATCACCAGGAATACCAGAGGGATCTCGATGAAGCTATCTGCCGGGCAGCTGGCCTGGATAATTCAAAGGATATGGTAACAGATATCCAGGCAACTTCAGATGATGCGGTAACAGATATCCAGACAACTTCAAATGATACGGTAACAGATATCTGGAGAACAAATGTCCGGGTAACAGATGATTCTGATTGGTATATTATATGATCATGAAAAAATATGTAACGGATTGCTTTTTTGCTAACAAAGTGAAAAGGTGGGTGGCTGTGGAAGCAGATCATGTGTCTGTCAGGTTTGTGAAGTTATTTGAGCAACGTCCTTGTGAGGAAAGCGTAACCCTGCCGGTAACCTCTGACCTGCAAAGATACTTCATGGGGGAGGACGTAGATTTTTCATCCTATGATGTGGACCTGTCTGGTTTTACACCATTCCAGCAGGAAGTGCTTACTGCCACCAGGTCCGTTCCCTGGGGCACTTGTATTACCTATTCCCGGCTTGCCAGTATGGCAGGCAGGCCAAAAGCAG
This genomic window contains:
- a CDS encoding methylated-DNA--[protein]-cysteine S-methyltransferase, translating into MGEDVDFSSYDVDLSGFTPFQQEVLTATRSVPWGTCITYSRLASMAGRPKAVRAVGNALGSNRVPVIIPCHRIVSKHGPGGYSLGIGLKLELLRLESIEF
- a CDS encoding DUF5591 domain-containing protein, translated to MIIPEHERSAEPLIGENVIKHPDMVRAVEWVLTEYEPPKREICIFVPCSKAKPYHESPSHKMFDSIIFRHLTHDQVHVVVFGTCGVTPRELDTEYPFMDYQFMLGRCDIPKVKREFHKLESQRLARYLELTKQHYRHRIAYCLGDFRLAMEKAVELSQVKVDIVPRPGTMEKLHNPDLKFSFGSLYHQEYQRDLDEAICRAAGLDNSKDMVTDIQATSDDAVTDIQTTSNDTVTDIWRTNVRVTDDSDWYII